The Deltaproteobacteria bacterium genome includes a window with the following:
- a CDS encoding ABC transporter substrate-binding protein → MRGKTIMIPAARIIGVSLVVLALTIPARGFAQDKPLRKITWGVTSLSAGNWIPWIAKEAKIYDKHGLDVQLVLLRGSGQTSAAMLGGSIIASPVTLTTMIMADLSGADFVNVAHTVSAVATKLLVRPEIKRVEDLKGKRVGITSLGSLSDFLLKHTFRKYGLDPNRDITWLMMGTPTERLQGLLAGTVDAAEASYPVDAQGEKKGYRILLDLRKEVSYPSMSVVTRRKTIVEDRDTIARMVRAHVEGIAFFKQNKEFSLRVLGKALKITDREMLESSYDTYKQDFISVPYPITKGLDATYDFIAQTCPEIRSRKPEEFVDASFIGELDKSGFIKKLYEQK, encoded by the coding sequence ATGAGGGGAAAAACTATCATGATACCGGCCGCGCGAATCATTGGAGTTTCGCTGGTTGTTTTGGCGCTGACAATTCCAGCGCGAGGCTTTGCCCAGGACAAGCCGCTCAGGAAAATTACCTGGGGTGTAACCTCGCTTTCCGCCGGCAACTGGATTCCCTGGATCGCCAAGGAGGCGAAGATCTACGACAAGCATGGGCTCGATGTTCAGCTGGTCTTGTTGCGCGGCTCGGGGCAGACTTCAGCGGCGATGTTGGGCGGCAGCATTATCGCGTCGCCGGTGACGCTCACGACCATGATCATGGCGGATTTAAGCGGCGCCGATTTCGTCAACGTCGCCCACACCGTTTCCGCGGTGGCGACTAAGCTCTTGGTCCGGCCCGAGATCAAGCGAGTGGAAGATCTCAAAGGCAAACGCGTCGGTATCACTAGCTTGGGTTCGCTCAGCGATTTCCTCCTCAAGCATACTTTTCGTAAATATGGTCTCGATCCCAATCGCGATATCACCTGGTTAATGATGGGCACGCCGACGGAGCGGCTCCAAGGTCTTCTCGCCGGCACGGTGGACGCCGCCGAGGCTTCCTACCCCGTCGATGCCCAGGGCGAAAAAAAAGGCTATCGCATCTTGCTCGATCTGCGTAAGGAAGTTTCCTATCCGTCCATGTCGGTGGTGACCCGGCGCAAAACCATCGTCGAAGACCGCGACACCATCGCGAGAATGGTCCGCGCCCATGTCGAAGGGATCGCTTTTTTCAAGCAGAACAAAGAATTCAGCCTGCGCGTGTTGGGCAAGGCACTGAAGATCACCGACCGTGAGATGCTGGAAAGTTCCTACGACACCTACAAGCAAGATTTTATTTCAGTACCCTACCCGATCACCAAAGGTCTCGACGCGACTTATGACTTCATCGCGCAAACGTGCCCTGAGATTCGTAGCCGCAAGCCGGAAGAGTTTGTCGATGCGAGTTTCATCGGCGAACTGGACAAGAGCGGGTTTATCAAGAAGTTGTATGAACAGAAATGA